One Microbacterium esteraromaticum genomic window carries:
- a CDS encoding NAD-glutamate dehydrogenase: MAHTVESAELRDVIAGLDNSIKPTVESLVGRLDAVDLAEREPRDVVGAAVAMRALAARRRRGETHVSVFTPTLSEHGWTSRRTIVDICTDDAPFLVDSITAAIAGQGLAVHLLLHPLVSVRRGDDGELLETDAHGGELESWMHLEVDRVATDEGRDALREKLEGVLGDVHAAVNDWPAMRRACLDLVTDLRTEPPATADPAHIGPAIDFFSWLADDNFTFLGYREYLLENQNGEDVLVPVAGSGLGILRKPTTAVAHLRPEAQRTAREPRLLTITKANSRATVHRDVYLDYIGARMFDDAGNVIGERRFLGLFTSGAYAASVTTLPIAADKVRAVLDASGFSPMSHSGKDLLQILEQYPRDELFQDSVEHLLKIVTEVTRLNERRRARTFLRRDEFGRFVSALVYLPKDRYNTPVRLRIEAVLREVFGAEHVDHATRVVDSPLAQLHFIVRVPRGTSLPDVDEDEVQAKLADAVRGWDEGLVDALHHAHGDDEAARLLADYGQSFPSVYKETVTPEEAVDDVVLLEQLREREFAVRLNVPEKDAPGKRVLTLVSHREYPLTRVLPVLTDLGVDVVDERPYSVALPDGTAGHVSDFGLTAEGVDRWSDPAWGAVFEDAFTAAWTGAAESDRLNTLVLQGDLEWRRIVILRAIAMYLRQSGSAFSVEYIENALVSNPELAATLVRLFELRFDPAVEDTAEGDRDAQVEAVEARLLEALDQVASLDDDRILRSIAGVIMATWRTNFYQTSADGSPKPWVSMKLDCARVPGLPKPLPMAEIWVYSPEVEGVHLRFGKVARGGLRWSDRREDFRTEVLGLVKAQMVKNAVIVPTGSKGGFYAKRLPSPADRGAWLEAGKAAYRTFIRGLLDITDNRVGADIVPPADVVRHDGDDPYLVVAADKGTASFSDIANGISEEYGFWLADAFASGGSAGYDHKGMGITARGAWESVKRHFRELGVDTQTEDFTVVGIGDMSGDVFGNGMLRSRHIRLVAAFDHRHVFIDPNPDAEASFVERERLFNLPGSSWDDFDRSVMSPGGGVFPLSMKSIPITPEIAEAFGLDPSVQKLTPLELKKAMLLAPVDLLWNGAIGTYIKASDETDAEVGDRGNDAVRVNGRDLRLKVVGEGGNLGVTQRGRIEAAQSGIRINTDAIDNSAGVGTSDREVNIKILLGALERDGRLDRAARNELLQSMTDEVAVQVLRDNYEQNVLLGNSRANAAVMLPVHERLMEWLEERDELDRELEFLPSRAEVADRIAEQQGLTRPEFSVLVAYAKLALKTDLAATGLADDPWFARTLAEYFPEPIRQAYAGDLDAHPLRTEIIVNSVVNSMVNRGGITFAYRAADETGASSEDIARAYVAVREIFDLRGFVVSVEATDNVVSTEVQTSLYLTFRRLLDRATRWFVQHRPDGVDIGAEIELFTEPVTHLSANIDRWMQGVDLERFESRTRDLQEAGVSLELARRGAGLLDVLSLLDIAECARTRGWTLEGVAGLYFALSARLSFEQTLTRITALPQTDRWGSMARASMRDDLYAVMIELTATIAQVTDDGAADDRIEAWLEQGGPSTRRAVDEAIAAATAQDGEGLATLSVAVRRLRSLVR, from the coding sequence ATGGCGCACACAGTCGAATCCGCTGAACTCCGAGACGTGATCGCGGGGCTCGACAACAGCATCAAACCCACGGTCGAGAGTCTGGTCGGCCGGCTCGATGCGGTGGATCTCGCCGAGCGCGAGCCGCGCGACGTCGTCGGCGCTGCCGTGGCGATGCGCGCCCTGGCCGCACGCAGGCGTAGAGGCGAGACGCATGTCTCGGTCTTCACCCCCACGCTCAGTGAGCACGGCTGGACCTCGCGCCGCACGATCGTCGACATCTGCACCGACGACGCGCCCTTCCTCGTCGACTCGATCACCGCGGCGATCGCCGGTCAGGGTCTCGCGGTGCACCTTCTTCTTCATCCGCTGGTCTCGGTGCGCCGCGGCGACGACGGAGAGCTTCTCGAGACGGATGCCCACGGCGGCGAGCTCGAATCCTGGATGCACCTCGAGGTCGATCGCGTCGCGACCGACGAGGGCCGCGATGCGCTCAGAGAGAAGCTCGAAGGAGTGCTCGGCGACGTGCACGCCGCGGTGAACGACTGGCCGGCGATGCGCCGCGCGTGCCTCGATCTCGTCACCGACCTGCGCACCGAGCCGCCCGCCACGGCCGACCCCGCCCACATCGGCCCGGCCATCGACTTCTTCAGCTGGCTGGCCGACGACAACTTCACCTTCCTCGGCTATCGCGAGTACCTGCTCGAGAACCAGAACGGCGAAGACGTGCTGGTGCCCGTGGCGGGCTCGGGCCTGGGCATCCTGCGCAAGCCCACCACCGCCGTCGCCCACCTGCGCCCCGAGGCGCAGCGCACCGCACGCGAACCGCGCCTGCTCACCATCACGAAGGCGAACTCGCGCGCAACGGTGCACCGCGATGTCTACCTCGACTACATCGGCGCGCGCATGTTCGACGACGCAGGCAACGTCATCGGCGAGCGGCGCTTTCTCGGCCTGTTCACCTCTGGCGCCTACGCGGCCTCGGTCACCACCCTGCCGATCGCCGCCGACAAGGTGCGCGCCGTGCTCGATGCATCCGGATTCTCTCCCATGTCGCACTCGGGCAAGGACCTGCTGCAGATCCTCGAGCAGTACCCCCGTGACGAGCTGTTCCAGGACTCGGTCGAGCACCTGCTGAAGATCGTCACCGAGGTCACCCGCCTGAACGAGCGCCGACGCGCGCGCACCTTCCTGCGGCGCGACGAGTTCGGCCGCTTCGTCTCGGCCCTCGTCTACCTGCCGAAAGATCGCTACAACACCCCCGTGCGCCTGCGCATCGAGGCCGTGCTGCGCGAGGTGTTCGGCGCCGAGCACGTCGACCACGCCACGCGTGTCGTCGACTCCCCGCTCGCCCAGCTGCACTTCATCGTGCGCGTGCCCCGAGGCACGTCGCTGCCCGACGTCGACGAAGACGAGGTGCAGGCGAAGCTCGCCGATGCCGTGCGCGGGTGGGACGAGGGGCTGGTGGATGCCCTGCACCACGCTCACGGCGACGATGAGGCCGCGCGTCTGCTTGCCGACTACGGCCAGTCGTTCCCCTCGGTGTACAAGGAGACGGTCACGCCGGAAGAGGCGGTGGACGACGTCGTGCTGCTCGAGCAGCTGCGCGAGCGGGAGTTCGCCGTGCGGCTCAACGTGCCCGAGAAGGACGCCCCCGGGAAGCGCGTGCTCACTCTCGTCTCGCACCGCGAGTACCCGCTGACCCGCGTGCTCCCTGTGCTGACCGACCTCGGTGTCGACGTCGTCGACGAGCGCCCGTACAGCGTCGCCCTGCCCGACGGCACGGCCGGCCACGTCTCCGACTTCGGCCTCACGGCCGAGGGCGTCGACCGCTGGAGCGACCCCGCGTGGGGCGCCGTCTTCGAAGACGCTTTCACGGCGGCGTGGACGGGCGCCGCCGAGAGCGACCGGCTGAACACCCTCGTGCTCCAGGGCGACCTCGAGTGGCGCCGCATCGTCATCCTGCGCGCGATCGCGATGTACCTGCGCCAGAGCGGCTCCGCGTTCTCGGTCGAGTACATCGAGAACGCCCTCGTCTCGAACCCCGAGCTCGCCGCCACGCTCGTGCGCCTGTTCGAGCTGCGCTTCGACCCGGCTGTCGAGGACACCGCCGAGGGAGACCGCGACGCACAGGTCGAGGCTGTCGAGGCCCGACTGCTCGAGGCGCTCGACCAGGTCGCCAGCCTCGACGACGACCGCATCCTGCGCTCGATCGCGGGCGTCATCATGGCGACCTGGCGCACGAACTTCTATCAGACCTCCGCCGACGGATCGCCCAAGCCGTGGGTGTCGATGAAGCTCGACTGCGCCCGCGTGCCCGGGCTTCCCAAGCCCCTGCCGATGGCCGAGATCTGGGTGTACTCGCCCGAGGTTGAGGGCGTGCATCTGCGCTTCGGCAAGGTCGCCCGCGGGGGTCTGCGCTGGAGCGACCGCCGCGAGGACTTCCGCACCGAGGTGCTCGGCCTGGTCAAGGCGCAGATGGTGAAGAACGCCGTCATCGTGCCCACCGGGTCGAAGGGCGGGTTCTATGCCAAGCGCTTGCCGTCGCCCGCCGACCGCGGTGCGTGGCTCGAGGCCGGCAAGGCGGCCTACCGCACCTTCATCCGCGGCCTGCTCGACATCACCGACAACCGCGTCGGCGCCGACATCGTGCCTCCGGCCGATGTCGTGCGTCACGACGGCGACGACCCGTACCTCGTGGTCGCGGCCGACAAGGGCACCGCATCGTTCTCCGACATCGCGAACGGCATCTCGGAGGAGTACGGCTTCTGGCTCGCGGATGCCTTCGCGTCGGGCGGCTCGGCCGGCTACGACCACAAGGGCATGGGCATCACCGCCCGCGGCGCGTGGGAGTCGGTCAAGCGGCACTTCCGCGAGCTGGGCGTCGACACCCAGACCGAGGACTTCACGGTCGTCGGCATCGGCGACATGTCGGGTGACGTGTTCGGCAACGGGATGCTTCGCTCGCGCCACATCCGTCTCGTCGCGGCGTTCGACCACCGTCACGTCTTCATCGACCCGAACCCCGACGCCGAGGCGAGCTTCGTCGAGCGCGAGCGCCTCTTCAATCTGCCCGGCTCGTCGTGGGACGACTTCGACCGCAGCGTCATGTCGCCCGGCGGCGGGGTGTTCCCGCTGTCGATGAAGTCGATCCCCATCACGCCCGAGATCGCCGAGGCGTTCGGCCTCGACCCCTCGGTGCAGAAGCTCACCCCGCTCGAGCTGAAGAAGGCGATGCTGCTCGCGCCCGTCGATCTGCTCTGGAACGGCGCCATCGGCACGTACATCAAGGCGAGCGACGAGACCGATGCCGAGGTCGGCGACCGCGGCAACGACGCCGTCCGCGTCAACGGCCGGGACCTGCGTCTGAAGGTCGTCGGCGAGGGTGGCAACCTCGGTGTGACCCAGCGCGGACGCATCGAGGCGGCGCAGTCGGGCATCCGGATCAACACCGACGCGATCGACAACTCCGCGGGCGTCGGCACCAGCGACCGCGAGGTGAACATCAAGATCCTGCTCGGCGCCCTCGAGCGCGACGGCCGGCTCGATCGTGCCGCGCGCAACGAGCTGCTGCAGTCGATGACAGACGAGGTCGCCGTGCAGGTGCTGCGCGACAACTACGAGCAGAACGTGCTGCTCGGCAACTCGCGAGCAAACGCCGCAGTCATGCTGCCCGTGCATGAGCGGCTGATGGAGTGGCTCGAAGAGCGCGACGAACTCGACCGCGAGCTCGAGTTCCTGCCCAGCCGTGCCGAGGTGGCCGACCGCATCGCCGAGCAGCAGGGCCTCACCCGCCCCGAGTTCTCGGTGCTGGTCGCCTACGCGAAGCTGGCGCTGAAGACCGACCTCGCGGCGACCGGTCTGGCCGACGACCCGTGGTTCGCGCGCACGCTGGCCGAGTACTTCCCCGAGCCGATCCGCCAGGCGTACGCGGGCGACCTTGACGCCCATCCGCTGCGCACCGAGATCATCGTCAACTCGGTGGTGAACTCGATGGTCAACCGCGGCGGCATCACCTTCGCCTACCGCGCGGCAGACGAGACCGGGGCGTCGAGCGAGGACATCGCCCGCGCCTACGTCGCGGTGCGCGAGATCTTCGACCTGCGCGGCTTCGTCGTCTCCGTCGAGGCCACCGACAACGTCGTCTCGACCGAGGTGCAGACCAGCCTGTACCTCACGTTCCGCCGCCTGCTCGACCGCGCCACCCGCTGGTTCGTGCAGCACCGGCCTGACGGGGTCGACATCGGCGCCGAGATCGAGCTGTTCACCGAGCCGGTCACGCACCTGTCGGCGAACATCGACCGGTGGATGCAGGGGGTCGACCTCGAGCGCTTCGAATCACGCACCCGCGACCTGCAGGAGGCCGGCGTCTCGCTCGAGCTCGCCCGTCGCGGTGCAGGACTGCTCGACGTGCTCTCGCTGCTCGACATCGCCGAGTGCGCCCGAACCCGCGGATGGACGCTGGAGGGCGTCGCCGGCCTGTACTTCGCGCTCTCCGCCCGCCTGTCGTTCGAGCAGACGCTGACCCGGATCACCGCCCTGCCGCAGACCGACAGGTGGGGATCGATGGCGCGCGCCAGCATGCGCGACGACCTGTACGCCGTGATGATCGAGCTCACCGCCACGATCGCCCAGGTGACCGACGACGGCGCAGCCGACGACCGGATCGAGGCATGGCTCGAGCAGGGCGGCCCGTCCACCCGGCGCGCGGTCGACGAGGCGATCGCCGCGGCGACCGCGCAGGACGGCGAGGGCCTCGCGACCCTCTCGGTCGCGGTGCGCAGGCTGCGTTCGCTCGTGCGGTGA
- a CDS encoding DUF2520 domain-containing protein, producing the protein MSTPPAASEPSLTTVAVIGGGRLGGVLARALTEAGLTVHGPLRRGDAIPASDLALLCVPDAAIAAAAAAARPHARLVGHLSGATGLDDVDLSIHPLQTFTGDESPDVFHGIGAAIAGRTSEARTAAEKLARALGARPFDVADAHRAGYHAAASIASNLLLAVLDAAERVAAAQGIPDARRLLEPLVARTVSNWTEQGAAAALTGPIARGDDGTVRRQRDAVAATNPDLIPLFDQLCDSTRGLAGR; encoded by the coding sequence ATGAGCACCCCTCCAGCAGCATCAGAGCCCTCCCTCACGACCGTCGCCGTCATCGGCGGTGGCCGTCTCGGCGGCGTGCTCGCGCGGGCGCTGACCGAAGCCGGACTCACCGTGCACGGCCCCCTTCGCCGGGGAGACGCGATCCCGGCATCCGACCTCGCCCTGCTCTGCGTGCCAGACGCCGCCATCGCGGCAGCGGCCGCCGCCGCCCGACCTCACGCACGCCTCGTCGGTCACCTCTCGGGTGCCACCGGTCTCGACGACGTCGACCTCAGCATCCACCCGCTGCAGACCTTCACGGGGGATGAGTCGCCCGACGTGTTCCACGGCATCGGGGCGGCGATCGCCGGGCGCACGTCCGAGGCTCGCACCGCCGCCGAGAAGCTCGCCCGTGCCCTCGGCGCGCGCCCGTTCGATGTCGCCGACGCGCACCGTGCGGGGTACCACGCCGCGGCATCCATCGCGTCGAACCTGCTGCTCGCCGTGCTCGACGCGGCGGAACGGGTCGCCGCGGCGCAGGGCATCCCCGATGCGCGTCGCCTGCTCGAGCCGCTCGTCGCGCGCACCGTCAGCAACTGGACCGAGCAGGGTGCCGCCGCCGCGCTCACCGGGCCCATCGCCCGGGGCGACGACGGCACGGTCCGTCGCCAGCGTGACGCCGTCGCCGCGACGAATCCCGATCTCATCCCCCTGTTCGATCAGCTGTGCGACAGCACCCGAGGCCTCGCCGGGAGATGA
- the panC gene encoding pantoate--beta-alanine ligase encodes MKILRTIAEVRAAVREVRAAGGAVGLVPTMGAFHEGHLSLMRAARAHNDLVVVSLFVNPTQFGPTEDLASYPRDEARDAALAEAEGVDVLFAPAPAEIYPDGFATTIHVSGITDVLDGASRGTFHFDGVATVVAKLLGIVHPDVAYFGQKDAQQVMVVRRVVRDLDLDVRIEACPIVREPDGLAMSSRNVYLDEHDRRRAVALSRGLDRASALAATGVRDGVVLTDAVRRVLSDAGIEPEYVELRSLTDLSPVAELDGEALLAVAARVGGARLIDNHILKASS; translated from the coding sequence ATGAAGATCCTCCGCACCATCGCCGAGGTGCGCGCCGCCGTCCGCGAGGTGCGCGCCGCAGGCGGCGCCGTCGGACTCGTGCCGACCATGGGCGCCTTCCATGAAGGGCACCTCTCGCTCATGCGCGCCGCCCGGGCGCACAACGACCTCGTCGTGGTCTCGCTCTTCGTGAACCCGACCCAGTTCGGTCCGACCGAGGACCTCGCCTCCTACCCGCGCGACGAGGCCAGAGACGCCGCGCTCGCCGAGGCCGAGGGCGTGGACGTCCTCTTCGCACCGGCGCCGGCTGAGATCTACCCCGACGGCTTCGCCACGACCATCCACGTCTCCGGCATCACCGACGTGCTCGACGGGGCCTCGCGCGGTACGTTCCACTTCGACGGCGTCGCGACCGTGGTCGCCAAGCTGCTCGGCATCGTGCATCCGGACGTCGCGTATTTCGGGCAGAAGGACGCGCAGCAGGTCATGGTCGTGCGCCGCGTGGTGCGCGACCTCGACCTCGACGTGCGCATCGAGGCATGCCCCATCGTCCGCGAGCCGGACGGGCTCGCCATGAGCTCGCGCAACGTCTATCTCGACGAGCACGACCGCAGGCGTGCGGTGGCGTTGAGCAGAGGGCTGGATCGGGCATCCGCTCTCGCTGCGACCGGAGTGCGGGACGGCGTCGTCCTGACCGATGCCGTGCGCCGCGTGCTGTCCGACGCCGGCATCGAACCCGAGTACGTCGAGCTGCGCTCTCTCACCGACCTCAGCCCCGTCGCCGAGCTCGACGGCGAGGCGCTGCTGGCCGTCGCCGCCCGTGTGGGCGGCGCGCGGCTGATCGACAACCACATCCTGAAAGCGAGCAGCTGA
- the panD gene encoding aspartate 1-decarboxylase: MRRTMLKSKIHRATITGSDLNYVGSITVDADLLDAADILPHEQVHVVDVNNGARFETYTIAGRRGTGVMQVNGAAARLVHSGDTIIVISYADYSREDLESYEPTVVHVDRDNSIVRIDDLVDELVTACDVLSERSETK, encoded by the coding sequence ATGCGACGCACCATGCTGAAGTCGAAGATCCACCGAGCCACGATCACGGGCAGCGACCTGAACTACGTCGGCTCGATCACCGTCGACGCCGACCTGCTCGACGCCGCTGACATCCTGCCCCACGAGCAGGTGCACGTCGTCGACGTGAACAACGGCGCGCGCTTCGAGACCTACACGATCGCAGGGCGGCGCGGCACCGGCGTGATGCAGGTCAACGGCGCAGCCGCGCGTCTCGTGCACTCCGGCGACACGATCATCGTCATCTCGTACGCCGACTACTCGCGCGAAGACCTCGAGAGCTACGAGCCGACCGTCGTGCACGTCGACCGCGACAACAGCATCGTCCGCATCGACGACCTGGTGGACGAGCTGGTGACGGCGTGCGATGTGCTGAGCGAGCGGAGCGAGACGAAGTGA
- the panB gene encoding 3-methyl-2-oxobutanoate hydroxymethyltransferase, translating to MGDLAAKKEAGEPIVMVTAYDHPSARIVEQAGVDMVLVGDSAAMTVLGYPSTVPVTVDEMLMLTRAVRRGLARPLLVGDLPFGSYEASDETAVATAQRFVKEAGCDLVKIERGGTTVDRARAIVASGIPVVGHVGLTPQTATALGGYRAQGRTAEAAAAVIDDALALQDAGCSLLVVEAVPAEVTAELMRRVRIPVIGIGAGPEADGQVLVLHDLLGVYDGPAAKFVKRYADLRSAALAGVADYAREVRAGEYPAPEHGYGMPEGEAARLRELLAARS from the coding sequence ATGGGCGACCTCGCCGCCAAGAAGGAGGCGGGCGAGCCGATCGTGATGGTCACCGCCTACGACCACCCCAGCGCGCGGATCGTCGAGCAGGCCGGGGTCGACATGGTGCTCGTCGGCGACTCCGCCGCGATGACTGTGCTCGGCTACCCGTCGACCGTTCCGGTCACCGTCGACGAGATGCTCATGCTCACCCGCGCGGTCAGGCGAGGACTCGCACGGCCGCTGCTCGTCGGCGACCTGCCGTTCGGCTCGTACGAGGCATCCGACGAGACCGCCGTCGCCACCGCCCAGCGCTTCGTGAAAGAAGCCGGGTGCGACCTGGTCAAGATCGAGCGCGGCGGCACGACGGTCGACCGGGCTCGCGCGATCGTCGCATCCGGGATCCCGGTCGTCGGACACGTGGGCCTGACCCCGCAGACTGCCACGGCGCTCGGCGGCTACCGCGCGCAGGGACGCACGGCCGAGGCGGCCGCGGCCGTCATCGACGATGCGCTCGCGCTGCAGGACGCCGGATGCTCGTTGCTCGTCGTCGAGGCCGTGCCCGCCGAGGTGACCGCCGAGCTGATGCGGCGCGTGCGCATCCCTGTCATCGGGATCGGCGCAGGTCCGGAGGCTGACGGGCAGGTGCTCGTGCTGCACGACCTGCTCGGCGTCTACGACGGCCCGGCCGCGAAGTTCGTCAAGCGGTACGCCGACCTGCGTTCAGCGGCCCTCGCCGGCGTCGCCGACTACGCCCGCGAGGTGCGAGCGGGGGAATACCCGGCTCCGGAGCACGGATACGGGATGCCCGAGGGCGAGGCCGCGCGGCTGCGGGAGCTGCTCGCAGCGCGCTCCTGA
- a CDS encoding helix-turn-helix domain-containing protein yields the protein MPVIVDIDVMLARRKMGVGELAERIGITPTNLAVLKNGRAKAVRFTTLDALCEALECQPGDLLRWEPDEADR from the coding sequence ATGCCCGTGATCGTCGACATCGACGTGATGCTCGCCCGCCGCAAGATGGGCGTCGGAGAGCTCGCCGAACGCATCGGCATCACCCCGACGAACCTGGCCGTGCTGAAGAACGGTCGGGCGAAGGCCGTGCGCTTCACCACGCTGGATGCCCTGTGCGAGGCGCTCGAGTGCCAACCCGGCGATCTGCTGCGCTGGGAGCCCGACGAGGCCGACCGCTGA
- a CDS encoding DUF2975 domain-containing protein codes for MRNGTILLLKVVIALALAGSLIVQVMILPAVWRDLESEVLWGRIVLVSIAALGVLSMQVFAVCVWMLLTRVRHGSIFQTSSFRCVNVIIGTIVAAALLAFSLAALLAPGEIAPGAVALIAGAGLVLAGFALLVVVMKALLRQAIEREVEARTLRDELGEVI; via the coding sequence ATGCGAAACGGAACCATCCTGCTTCTGAAGGTCGTGATCGCGCTCGCGCTGGCGGGCTCGCTCATCGTGCAGGTCATGATCCTTCCCGCCGTCTGGCGCGATCTCGAGAGCGAGGTACTGTGGGGCCGCATCGTGCTGGTGAGCATCGCGGCACTCGGCGTGCTCAGCATGCAGGTGTTCGCCGTCTGCGTCTGGATGCTGCTGACCCGCGTGCGGCACGGATCGATCTTCCAGACCTCGTCGTTCCGCTGCGTGAACGTGATCATCGGCACCATCGTCGCGGCCGCACTGCTTGCGTTCTCCCTGGCGGCGCTGCTCGCTCCGGGCGAGATCGCTCCGGGAGCGGTCGCTCTCATCGCCGGCGCGGGACTGGTGCTCGCCGGCTTCGCACTGCTCGTGGTCGTGATGAAGGCGCTGCTGCGCCAGGCGATCGAGCGCGAAGTCGAGGCGCGCACGCTGCGCGACGAGCTGGGCGAGGTGATCTGA
- a CDS encoding SDR family oxidoreductase: MSELTAPTGREPALRAIPRDDGTAPRALVLGATGYIGGRLTPRLLNAGYRVRVLARDAARAESFGWGRDVEIVEGEAQDRDAVTAAMRDVDVVYYLVHSMGGGRHFEDQDADAAQSVAAAAAAAGASRIVYLGGLHPDDADLSPHLRSRVRVGEILLSSGVPTLVLQAGVVIGSGSASFEMIRHLTDVLPYMPAPKWVRNRIQPIAIRDVLHYLLGSARVDESMSTAVDIGGPDVLRYGQMMNGYAVEAGLPQRAIAALPVLTPRLASHWVNLVTPVPRSIARPLVESLQNECVMKNHAIDELIPQPEGGLTPYRRAVALALGRVDADGVETSWQDAEVSGAPSAPLPSDPDWAGRTVFTDERSVHTTAPVTEVWRVITGIGGENGWYSSRFLWAVRGVMDRVIGGVGLRRGRRSRSRVRPGDAVDFWRVEAVEEPLVLESGSRGGLLRLRAEMIVPGSAWLELRAIPDAGGTRYEQRAVFFPRGLTGRLYWLAVLPFHGFIFAGMAARITAEAERSG; this comes from the coding sequence ATGAGCGAGCTCACCGCCCCGACCGGGCGCGAACCGGCGCTTCGCGCCATCCCCCGCGACGACGGCACGGCGCCCCGTGCGCTGGTGCTCGGCGCGACCGGGTACATCGGCGGGCGACTGACGCCTCGTCTGCTGAACGCCGGATACCGGGTGCGCGTGCTCGCACGCGACGCGGCGCGAGCGGAGTCGTTCGGGTGGGGTCGCGATGTCGAGATCGTCGAGGGCGAGGCGCAGGACCGGGATGCCGTGACCGCGGCCATGCGCGACGTCGACGTCGTCTACTACCTGGTGCACTCGATGGGAGGCGGCAGGCACTTCGAAGATCAGGACGCCGACGCCGCGCAGTCGGTGGCGGCTGCCGCGGCCGCGGCCGGCGCGAGCCGAATCGTGTACCTCGGCGGGCTGCATCCGGACGACGCCGACCTGTCGCCGCATCTGCGGTCGCGGGTGCGGGTCGGCGAGATCCTCCTCTCATCGGGCGTGCCCACGCTGGTGCTGCAGGCCGGGGTCGTCATCGGGTCGGGGTCGGCGTCGTTCGAGATGATCCGCCATCTCACCGACGTGCTGCCGTACATGCCCGCCCCGAAGTGGGTGCGCAACCGGATCCAGCCGATCGCGATCCGCGACGTGCTGCACTACCTGCTCGGGTCGGCGAGGGTCGACGAGTCGATGAGCACCGCCGTCGACATCGGCGGCCCCGATGTGCTGCGCTACGGCCAGATGATGAACGGCTACGCCGTCGAGGCGGGTCTGCCGCAGCGTGCGATCGCGGCGCTGCCGGTGCTGACACCGCGGCTCGCATCGCACTGGGTGAACCTCGTGACGCCGGTGCCTCGTTCGATCGCGCGGCCGCTGGTCGAGTCGCTGCAGAACGAGTGCGTCATGAAGAATCACGCGATCGACGAGCTGATCCCGCAGCCGGAGGGAGGGCTGACGCCGTATCGGCGGGCGGTCGCGCTCGCGCTCGGACGGGTGGATGCCGACGGCGTCGAGACCAGCTGGCAAGATGCCGAGGTCTCTGGTGCTCCGAGCGCTCCGCTGCCGAGCGACCCCGACTGGGCGGGGCGCACCGTGTTCACCGACGAGCGGTCGGTTCACACGACCGCCCCGGTCACCGAGGTATGGCGTGTGATCACGGGCATCGGCGGCGAGAACGGCTGGTACTCGTCGCGGTTCCTGTGGGCGGTGCGCGGCGTGATGGATCGCGTGATCGGCGGCGTCGGGCTGCGCCGCGGTCGCCGCAGCCGCTCGCGCGTGCGTCCGGGCGATGCGGTGGACTTCTGGCGGGTCGAGGCCGTCGAGGAGCCGCTGGTGCTCGAGTCGGGCTCGCGGGGCGGGCTGCTGCGACTGCGGGCCGAGATGATCGTGCCGGGTTCAGCGTGGCTCGAGCTGCGGGCGATTCCGGATGCCGGCGGCACCCGCTACGAGCAGCGCGCGGTGTTCTTCCCCCGGGGTCTCACCGGCCGGCTGTACTGGCTCGCGGTGCTGCCGTTCCACGGCTTCATCTTCGCGGGCATGGCGGCCCGGATCACGGCCGAGGCCGAGCGCTCGGGCTGA